A DNA window from Ornithobacterium rhinotracheale DSM 15997 contains the following coding sequences:
- a CDS encoding M23 family metallopeptidase, with the protein MEKPRKKFRPKLTDHYSFQIKDLDTKETMLSYKLNVLNVLLLLAFFTLFIIAATFVVMRYTPLKSYIVPEQNTPETVYKKQLLELNEKLIAIEDSLQHHQRYIESVQAVVGGKIKAEHVDSLMAKQEKIALNSDYLKPTEQDSLFRLQIAQEEMDALSKAKKQSNVPLYFVPVKGVLTSKYDLTEKHLAVDIAAKMGESIKAIEAGDVVLSEWIPETGYTVIIRHPNDVISIYKHASKVFKKTGDVVEKGEVIAEVGNSGEQTTGPHLHFELWVRGKAVDPEEYINFN; encoded by the coding sequence GTGGAAAAACCAAGAAAAAAATTTAGACCAAAACTTACCGATCATTACAGTTTTCAGATTAAAGATTTAGATACTAAAGAGACCATGCTTTCGTACAAATTAAATGTACTGAATGTCTTGCTCCTATTGGCGTTTTTCACGCTATTTATCATTGCTGCAACCTTTGTGGTCATGCGCTACACACCGCTCAAAAGCTACATCGTTCCCGAGCAAAATACCCCCGAAACGGTTTATAAAAAACAATTGCTAGAGCTGAACGAAAAGCTTATAGCCATAGAGGATTCCCTGCAACATCACCAGCGTTACATCGAATCTGTGCAGGCGGTCGTTGGCGGGAAAATCAAAGCCGAGCATGTGGATAGCTTAATGGCAAAACAAGAAAAAATTGCCTTAAATTCGGATTATTTAAAGCCCACGGAGCAAGATTCGCTGTTCCGTTTGCAAATAGCGCAAGAGGAAATGGACGCTTTGAGCAAGGCTAAAAAACAAAGCAATGTGCCGCTGTACTTTGTGCCAGTGAAAGGTGTTTTAACTAGCAAGTATGATTTAACCGAGAAACATCTAGCCGTAGACATTGCCGCCAAAATGGGCGAAAGCATTAAAGCCATAGAAGCAGGAGATGTTGTGCTATCTGAATGGATTCCAGAAACAGGATACACCGTGATTATTCGTCACCCAAACGATGTGATTTCGATTTATAAACATGCCTCCAAAGTGTTTAAGAAAACAGGCGATGTGGTAGAAAAAGGCGAAGTAATCGCAGAGGTCGGAAACTCGGGCGAGCAAACCACAGGGCCACACCTGCATTTTGAGCTTTGGGTGAGAGGCAAAGCCGTAGACCCCGAAGAATACATAAATTTTAATTAA
- the porW gene encoding type IX secretion system periplasmic lipoprotein PorW/SprE: protein MLKRIIPLFCIILILSCSTRKDSFKNRTYHKTTAWFNTLFNGQQAIDNRLNEAKQSHQDNYFEILKVSPYGEFNLNDEAEDVTYEKNQGIGIFGRLRAGEILNNENSTREGYAKAEEKALKAIANHSMNINGKERNKLIARAYLMLGEARYFQGKTFQALEALEQVKQMGFQKFIPWAEYYSALAQIQGGNDYVAAKILNKLYENNDLKKPIKALVAQQSAELFYKNDNYKNAIEALDKAIKYTKNKKQKARLYFIQGQILTKDKNYALANEKFSQVYKLKPGFEMEARAIVAKALNFQAKDHNAQEYLSSLKKYARIGNYEKYFNEFWYAMGNIEQKIDSLNLAKKDYLQALKLPMSSPEYRAETYAALAGLYLQKSDYVYANAYYDSAVSVIPQSKRKEELSELSKNLNEVMNLHYLVMRNDSILNVASLPKKDQEEFFAHYIETLKKKDAERNKEDEIHAAEFKTQRKIKAFDASFTEKAGNKFYFYSESAKSNGENEFKRLWGNISLRDNWRNSTTSGDALAEKKAALTGQTETKNPRRYEVAFYLEQIPNKDSLSTLKLSRDTAQLKLGVAYADLLNNPKLGTETLEMLLSTPPKKDSVKTEAYFQLYRINVKENPTISQKYKDIILNQYPNTLYAQYIKNPAISLDQDNSEAAKSAYLEAYNLFEQKEYAKVVSLSDQAIQDFAREPLAPKFSLLKALAQYHLGEKDLYLAELNNIISKYKDTEEAKRAQSLLNIGKPKKDKEEPTEDNLDETEEEPEPETSPEKQMPGQGISIFG, encoded by the coding sequence ATGTTGAAGCGTATAATTCCTTTATTCTGTATTATATTAATTTTAAGCTGTTCTACTCGCAAAGATTCTTTTAAAAATAGAACTTATCATAAAACAACAGCTTGGTTCAATACTCTGTTCAACGGGCAACAGGCGATAGATAATCGTTTAAATGAAGCCAAACAGAGCCATCAAGACAACTATTTTGAAATCTTAAAAGTTTCTCCGTACGGGGAGTTCAACCTAAACGACGAAGCCGAAGATGTGACTTATGAAAAAAACCAAGGCATTGGAATCTTTGGAAGACTTAGGGCTGGCGAAATCTTAAATAATGAAAACAGCACCAGAGAAGGCTATGCTAAGGCAGAAGAAAAGGCTCTGAAGGCTATTGCTAATCATTCCATGAATATCAACGGAAAAGAGCGAAATAAACTCATCGCTAGGGCATATCTCATGCTGGGAGAAGCTCGCTATTTTCAAGGGAAAACTTTCCAAGCGCTAGAGGCTCTGGAGCAAGTGAAACAAATGGGCTTTCAAAAATTTATTCCTTGGGCTGAATATTATTCTGCTTTGGCTCAAATCCAAGGGGGGAATGACTATGTGGCTGCTAAGATTTTAAACAAATTGTATGAAAATAATGATTTAAAAAAGCCGATAAAAGCACTCGTGGCTCAGCAATCTGCCGAGCTTTTTTATAAAAATGATAATTACAAAAATGCTATCGAAGCACTAGATAAAGCGATAAAATATACCAAAAACAAAAAGCAAAAAGCAAGGTTATACTTTATCCAAGGACAAATCTTGACAAAGGATAAAAACTATGCACTTGCCAACGAGAAATTTTCTCAGGTTTATAAATTAAAACCAGGATTTGAAATGGAAGCCAGAGCCATCGTTGCCAAAGCTCTTAACTTTCAAGCCAAAGACCATAACGCTCAGGAATATTTATCATCGCTTAAAAAATACGCCAGAATAGGGAATTACGAAAAATACTTTAATGAATTCTGGTATGCAATGGGAAACATAGAGCAAAAAATCGACTCGCTAAACCTTGCAAAAAAAGATTACCTCCAGGCTTTAAAACTACCGATGTCCTCTCCAGAGTATAGAGCAGAAACTTATGCCGCACTTGCGGGGCTTTATTTGCAAAAATCAGACTACGTTTATGCCAATGCCTATTACGATAGTGCCGTTTCCGTTATTCCTCAATCCAAAAGAAAAGAAGAACTCAGCGAGCTGAGCAAAAACTTAAATGAGGTAATGAACCTCCATTATTTGGTAATGCGAAACGATAGTATCCTAAATGTGGCATCGCTCCCTAAAAAAGACCAAGAGGAGTTCTTTGCTCACTACATCGAAACTTTAAAAAAGAAAGATGCCGAGCGAAACAAAGAGGACGAAATACACGCTGCTGAGTTCAAAACTCAACGAAAAATTAAAGCATTTGATGCTAGCTTTACAGAAAAAGCAGGAAATAAATTTTACTTCTATAGCGAATCTGCAAAATCGAACGGAGAAAATGAATTTAAACGACTATGGGGGAACATTTCTCTCCGAGACAATTGGCGAAATTCTACCACCAGCGGAGATGCTCTCGCAGAGAAAAAAGCTGCTCTCACAGGACAAACCGAGACTAAAAACCCTCGCCGTTACGAGGTTGCATTTTATCTAGAACAGATTCCTAACAAAGATAGTTTAAGCACTTTAAAATTATCGAGAGATACCGCTCAATTAAAATTAGGAGTGGCATACGCAGATTTACTAAACAATCCAAAACTGGGAACCGAAACGCTGGAAATGTTGCTTTCTACTCCGCCTAAAAAAGATTCTGTAAAAACGGAGGCTTACTTTCAGTTATATAGAATTAATGTAAAGGAAAACCCTACCATTAGTCAAAAATACAAGGATATTATACTTAATCAGTATCCCAATACGCTTTATGCTCAATACATCAAAAATCCTGCAATCAGCCTAGACCAAGACAATAGCGAAGCGGCAAAATCGGCTTATCTTGAGGCGTATAATCTATTTGAGCAAAAAGAATATGCAAAAGTCGTTTCATTAAGCGACCAAGCCATACAAGATTTTGCAAGAGAGCCTTTAGCTCCAAAATTCTCTCTCTTGAAAGCACTCGCACAATATCATTTAGGCGAAAAGGATTTATATCTCGCGGAGCTTAACAACATCATTAGCAAATACAAGGATACAGAAGAAGCCAAAAGAGCGCAAAGCCTCCTCAACATAGGCAAACCTAAAAAAGATAAAGAAGAACCAACCGAAGATAACTTAGACGAAACCGAAGAGGAGCCAGAACCTGAAACCTCTCCAGAAAAACAAATGCCAGGGCAGGGTATCAGTATTTTTGGATAA
- a CDS encoding PD-(D/E)XK nuclease family protein, whose protein sequence is MKTFLQQVVEDLMGQNLKFSRTVLVVPGNRPKAFLRKTFVESGFSGILPEILSVEELLKQISGLQLVSGLELLFTTFSAYQRQPEAKSIEEFLKWAPTLLKDFDDIDASLADPKEVFDFMVSDERIKAWGEELEIGSREVIDQNLGFWVMAKVLYHDLKEELLQNGVAYRGFLASVAAEKIKDFIAKDRRNFYFIGFNAFTKAERHIVETLVEQKRAYCYWDTDAYYMQDPKQEAGNFLRDYKASGSFNPFNWENDYFKKDKKIEIIGGAKQIGIAKFVGEKLKNLTPEERQETAIVLADEQLLPAVLNSLPEEVKKINITMGLPLQSVPLSSFFQALLEAYANQEKFNSFGKFYYKDVLKIIENPNFQAYFLDSAKNIKKDILENNKIFISREELLAQTEKLFSPLFEGFVQPLDFAQGMVDWIEFFCASVKPSDIEQEYFFRFKTIFQQLVQLFEKYGIITNFKIFKQLYQQILRTETLSFLGEPLVGLQLLGVLETRLLDFKHIIFTSANEGIFPLGRQENTAIPFEHRQRFGLNTFLENDAIYAYHFYRLIQRCESATFLYNTDSDGMGKGEPSRFLLQLELESPHEIQQKLARVENTPEKAEPLVVEKTPAVMQALNQWKNKISPSSLGAYLYDNLGFYERYVLKIKEEREVEETANFQTLGTAVHDTLESLYTPYLGKALTQENFKEMNAKLEDTLKQKFNEILLKDQQLQGKNIIIYNVAKEMVESVLRKDEVTAKNHRLIIMELESEFSAPLKLSSGREINFGGKIDRVESLNGMIRVIDYKTGGLDSRELSFNKARWEKFAKDKESAKAIQLLIYCFMYLNAHPSQKVAAGIYPLRFLNRQIELLQLDEVMEFNLENIKEGLLAIENLIEEIFDETKVFGEIIEENTEDE, encoded by the coding sequence ATGAAAACCTTTTTGCAACAAGTTGTTGAAGATTTAATGGGGCAAAATCTTAAATTTTCTAGAACGGTTTTGGTTGTTCCAGGGAATCGTCCCAAGGCTTTTTTGCGAAAAACTTTTGTAGAAAGTGGATTTTCAGGGATTTTGCCAGAAATCCTTTCCGTGGAGGAGTTGCTCAAGCAGATTTCGGGCTTGCAGTTGGTTTCGGGGTTAGAATTGCTTTTTACCACATTTTCAGCCTATCAGCGTCAGCCAGAGGCTAAATCCATTGAAGAATTTTTAAAATGGGCACCCACGCTTTTAAAAGATTTTGATGACATTGATGCCTCGTTGGCAGATCCCAAAGAGGTATTTGATTTTATGGTATCCGATGAGCGTATCAAAGCTTGGGGAGAAGAATTGGAAATTGGTAGCCGAGAGGTAATCGACCAAAATTTAGGCTTTTGGGTCATGGCGAAAGTTTTGTATCATGACTTAAAAGAGGAATTATTGCAAAACGGAGTGGCATATCGTGGCTTTTTGGCTTCAGTCGCTGCCGAAAAAATTAAAGATTTTATAGCTAAAGATCGTCGAAATTTCTATTTCATAGGCTTTAATGCCTTTACCAAAGCAGAACGCCACATTGTGGAAACACTCGTGGAACAAAAACGGGCTTATTGCTATTGGGATACCGATGCATATTATATGCAAGACCCGAAGCAAGAAGCAGGGAACTTTTTGCGTGATTATAAAGCTTCGGGTAGTTTTAATCCTTTTAATTGGGAAAATGATTATTTCAAAAAAGATAAAAAAATTGAAATTATTGGGGGGGCTAAGCAAATCGGTATTGCTAAATTTGTAGGAGAAAAACTTAAAAACTTAACTCCAGAAGAACGGCAGGAAACGGCAATTGTTCTTGCCGATGAACAGTTGTTGCCAGCAGTGCTGAATTCCTTGCCCGAGGAAGTGAAGAAAATCAACATTACTATGGGATTGCCACTGCAATCTGTGCCGTTGAGTTCATTTTTCCAAGCCTTATTGGAGGCATATGCCAATCAAGAAAAATTTAATTCGTTCGGGAAATTTTACTACAAAGATGTTTTGAAAATCATCGAAAATCCGAATTTTCAAGCTTATTTTTTAGACAGTGCGAAAAACATTAAAAAAGACATTTTAGAAAATAACAAAATTTTCATTTCCCGAGAGGAACTTTTAGCCCAAACCGAAAAGCTTTTTTCGCCGTTATTTGAAGGCTTTGTTCAGCCATTGGATTTTGCGCAAGGCATGGTCGATTGGATTGAATTTTTCTGCGCAAGTGTTAAGCCAAGCGATATTGAACAAGAATATTTTTTCAGATTTAAAACTATTTTTCAGCAATTAGTCCAATTGTTTGAAAAATATGGAATTATCACGAATTTTAAGATTTTCAAGCAATTGTATCAGCAGATTTTACGCACCGAGACGCTTTCGTTTTTGGGGGAGCCGTTGGTGGGCTTGCAGTTGCTCGGTGTGCTAGAAACGCGTTTGCTTGATTTTAAACATATCATTTTCACTTCGGCGAACGAAGGTATTTTTCCTTTGGGGCGACAAGAAAATACAGCCATTCCGTTTGAGCATAGGCAGCGATTTGGGCTTAATACATTTTTGGAAAACGATGCCATTTATGCATATCACTTTTACCGTCTGATTCAGCGATGCGAGTCGGCAACCTTTTTATACAACACCGATTCAGATGGAATGGGCAAGGGCGAGCCGAGCCGTTTTCTGCTTCAATTAGAATTGGAATCTCCGCATGAAATTCAGCAAAAGCTAGCACGCGTAGAAAATACGCCAGAAAAAGCAGAGCCTTTGGTGGTGGAGAAAACACCTGCGGTGATGCAAGCACTCAATCAGTGGAAAAACAAAATCAGTCCGTCGTCGTTAGGGGCTTATTTGTACGATAATTTGGGCTTCTATGAGCGTTATGTTTTAAAAATAAAAGAAGAACGCGAAGTAGAGGAGACTGCAAATTTTCAAACTTTGGGTACCGCTGTGCACGATACGCTTGAATCGCTGTACACGCCATATCTAGGCAAGGCACTCACGCAAGAGAATTTCAAGGAAATGAACGCGAAATTAGAGGATACGCTCAAGCAGAAGTTCAATGAAATTTTGCTCAAAGACCAGCAGTTGCAAGGCAAAAACATCATTATTTATAATGTGGCGAAAGAAATGGTGGAGAGTGTTTTGCGAAAAGATGAGGTTACGGCTAAAAATCATCGATTAATCATCATGGAGCTGGAAAGCGAATTTTCTGCACCGCTAAAGTTGAGCAGTGGGCGTGAAATTAATTTTGGTGGAAAAATCGATCGTGTGGAGTCGCTTAACGGCATGATTCGCGTGATTGATTACAAAACGGGCGGGCTCGATAGCCGTGAACTGAGTTTTAACAAAGCCCGCTGGGAAAAATTTGCGAAGGATAAAGAAAGTGCCAAGGCGATTCAGCTTTTGATCTATTGCTTCATGTACCTAAATGCACACCCAAGCCAGAAAGTGGCAGCAGGAATTTATCCGCTTAGATTTTTAAATAGGCAAATAGAATTGTTGCAATTAGACGAAGTAATGGAATTTAATTTAGAAAATATAAAAGAAGGTCTTTTGGCGATTGAAAATTTAATTGAAGAAATTTTTGATGAGACGAAAGTCTTTGGAGAAATAATCGAAGAAAATACGGAGGACGAATGA
- a CDS encoding diphosphomevalonate decarboxylase — MTKTERNFIPANTNFDLQQSGVVCAESPSNIALVKYWGKMGDQIPKNPSISYTLQACKTQTELSFSPKKSESAQIQVFLDEVEQPNFAPKIEKFIQRIADYCPWITAFDFVVKTHNTFPHSSGIASSASGMSALAKCFIQIEQKLNPSLEIPQEKISFLARLGSGSACRSVYPGLVLWGESEFYSESSDLYAVPLNENEIHPIFRTFKDCILLIHEGQKSVSSTVGHGLMNNHPYGETRFSEAKKNIGKLKAILQSGDVDQFGNLVEHEAMSLHALMMMSSPAYILMQTGTLACLQKIWNYRKETGKNLFFTLDAGANVHLLYPEKEAEEIEAFIRKELLPHTASGNAIFDSLVF; from the coding sequence ATGACTAAAACAGAACGCAATTTTATCCCAGCCAATACCAATTTTGACTTACAACAAAGTGGCGTAGTCTGCGCCGAGAGCCCATCTAACATTGCCCTTGTGAAATATTGGGGGAAAATGGGCGATCAAATCCCGAAAAATCCATCGATTAGTTATACTTTGCAAGCCTGCAAAACCCAAACAGAATTAAGTTTTAGCCCTAAAAAATCAGAAAGTGCTCAAATTCAGGTTTTTTTAGATGAAGTGGAACAGCCTAATTTTGCTCCCAAAATCGAAAAATTTATTCAGCGTATTGCGGATTATTGTCCTTGGATCACGGCTTTTGATTTTGTGGTGAAAACTCATAATACTTTTCCGCACAGTAGTGGTATCGCATCTTCGGCTTCGGGAATGAGTGCTTTGGCTAAATGTTTTATTCAAATTGAGCAAAAATTAAATCCAAGTTTAGAAATTCCCCAAGAAAAAATTTCTTTTTTAGCCCGTTTGGGTTCGGGGAGTGCTTGTCGCTCAGTGTATCCAGGTTTGGTGCTTTGGGGCGAATCTGAGTTTTATTCAGAAAGTTCGGATTTGTATGCAGTGCCGTTGAACGAAAATGAAATTCACCCGATTTTCAGAACTTTCAAAGATTGTATTTTGCTCATTCACGAAGGTCAAAAAAGTGTTTCGAGCACCGTGGGACATGGCTTGATGAATAATCACCCGTATGGTGAAACAAGATTTAGCGAAGCCAAGAAAAACATTGGGAAGCTTAAAGCAATTTTACAATCAGGTGATGTTGATCAATTTGGAAATTTGGTGGAACATGAAGCCATGAGCCTGCATGCACTAATGATGATGTCTAGCCCTGCGTATATTTTGATGCAAACGGGCACGCTGGCTTGTCTTCAAAAAATCTGGAACTACCGAAAAGAAACGGGCAAAAATCTATTTTTCACACTTGATGCGGGAGCCAATGTACACTTGCTCTATCCCGAAAAGGAGGCAGAAGAAATCGAGGCTTTCATTCGCAAAGAATTATTGCCACACACTGCGAGCGGAAATGCCATTTTTGATAGTTTAGTTTTTTAA
- a CDS encoding T9SS type A sorting domain-containing protein, which produces MKKYLLVLLLAIAYMHAESFGDFQRSEAVGCQSFENKIDQDRVKLSPNPAVDSFKVYVEDGEEIKGITIYSILGSVVFNKEVSSKSKKSIEINISNLKKGKYLVKVFFADNSSEVKPLIKQ; this is translated from the coding sequence ATGAAGAAATATTTATTAGTTTTATTATTAGCGATAGCCTACATGCATGCAGAGTCTTTTGGGGATTTCCAAAGATCTGAGGCTGTGGGGTGTCAGTCTTTTGAGAATAAAATAGATCAAGATAGGGTTAAATTATCACCAAATCCTGCCGTTGATTCATTTAAAGTTTATGTAGAAGATGGCGAAGAGATTAAGGGGATTACGATTTATAGTATTCTTGGAAGTGTAGTATTTAATAAAGAGGTTTCATCTAAGTCTAAAAAAAGTATTGAAATAAATATCAGCAATTTGAAAAAAGGTAAATATTTGGTGAAGGTCTTTTTTGCAGACAATAGCTCGGAGGTTAAGCCTCTCATAAAACAGTAA
- a CDS encoding rolling circle replication-associated protein: MRQYQEVNNYYLCEKVQLRPTSLLHYSYVMDLRNYEVGYAPTLRQNLNKEKTELDELNALDDISEFGSIVKYAEKCVELYKEKQQEVYNEKGHVLKDLGTLSDTQVRNIKKYAILFADATKSNKDKYLSFVTLTLPSAQIHHDRVLRKILAKYLDHLKKVYGLKNYLWKAETQKNGNLHFHVLIDTKIPREDIQRIWNQYINKYGYVDRYSEKMNRLTAKEYMAKYSKNYKSEKDCILAYQRNKKMGWSNPPSTKIETPKSKRNIVAYVVKYLLKQEENKRPVIGAVWGASNKVKKLNYLNFEVSSYLEELNHLRGKLEYVPTAIQFVELYKGKVYQMIRKGYKKLNEHLKIYNKAIRQLLDTDLSINLDQLIQLIYEKQYTELANN; the protein is encoded by the coding sequence ATGCGACAATATCAAGAGGTTAATAATTATTATTTGTGTGAAAAGGTTCAGCTTAGACCTACTAGCCTATTGCATTATAGTTATGTGATGGACTTACGAAATTACGAAGTAGGCTATGCTCCTACTTTACGCCAAAATCTAAACAAGGAAAAAACAGAATTAGATGAGTTAAACGCACTAGATGATATTTCAGAGTTTGGTTCAATTGTTAAATATGCTGAAAAGTGTGTTGAGTTGTATAAGGAGAAACAACAAGAAGTGTATAATGAGAAAGGGCATGTTTTAAAGGATTTAGGAACGCTCTCGGATACTCAAGTAAGGAATATAAAAAAGTATGCTATTTTATTTGCTGACGCAACTAAATCAAATAAAGACAAATATTTATCTTTTGTAACCTTGACCTTGCCCAGTGCGCAAATACACCATGATAGAGTGTTGCGTAAAATACTGGCTAAATACCTTGACCATTTAAAAAAGGTCTATGGCTTGAAAAATTATTTATGGAAAGCTGAAACTCAAAAGAATGGAAATTTGCATTTTCATGTGTTGATTGACACGAAAATCCCTCGTGAGGATATTCAGCGCATATGGAACCAGTATATAAATAAATATGGTTATGTTGATAGATATTCTGAAAAGATGAACCGCTTAACGGCTAAAGAATATATGGCTAAGTATTCAAAAAATTATAAATCAGAAAAAGACTGCATACTAGCTTACCAGCGTAATAAAAAAATGGGTTGGAGCAATCCCCCAAGTACTAAAATTGAAACGCCAAAGAGTAAACGAAATATAGTTGCGTATGTGGTGAAATATCTATTAAAGCAAGAAGAAAATAAACGCCCAGTAATTGGTGCGGTGTGGGGCGCATCAAATAAGGTAAAAAAACTCAATTATTTAAATTTTGAAGTTAGCAGTTATTTAGAGGAGTTAAACCACTTGCGGGGAAAATTGGAGTATGTGCCTACTGCTATTCAATTTGTAGAGTTGTATAAAGGTAAAGTATATCAGATGATCCGCAAGGGATATAAAAAATTAAACGAGCATTTAAAAATTTATAATAAAGCCATAAGACAGTTATTAGATACCGATTTGAGTATAAATTTAGACCAGTTAATCCAATTAATTTATGAAAAACAATACACAGAACTTGCAAATAATTAG